acttggcactccggtaccgcttcccGTGCGTTAGCAGAGAACAGTATTTCTGTATATcagacttgggtgactggagacttaaaaaaaaaaatgttgtacaTTTTCTGGGAGgccttctgacaccgcctggtatatacgTCCTTTGATGGTGGGAAacttggccacagtgatgtactgggccattcgcactacacTCTGTggcgccttacggtcggatgccaagctgTCGCCTTAGCAGGCGGTGATGCAAATGGTCAGGATCCTCTCAATGGTGCTGCTGTATAACTCTTGagtatctggggacccatgccaaatcttttcagtctcctgagggggaataggtcttgtcgtgccctcttcatgactgtcctGGTGtgttttggaccatgatagtttgttggtgatggggacaccaaggaacttgaaatgcTCAACCCGTTCCACTACAATCCTGTAGCCCACGGtcaactcctttgtcttgatcacgttgagggagaggttgttgtcctggcactacacggccaggtctccgacctcatccctataggctgtctcatcgttgtcggtgatcaggcctaccaccattgtgtcgtcagcaaacttaatggtggtgttggagtcgtgcttggccacgcagtcgtgagtgaacagggagtacaggaggggactaagggCTTCAAAAATGGCCAGCTttggtaatgttagctagctaaaatacaGTGGTCCCCTCAATCTTAATTAACTGGCTAAAGTTATACagcatctaaagtcaatctggcgaCATCACAATTATGACAAAAGGttttcctactaattatttgcctTTTGAAATGTGTTTCTGAGTCAAATCCAAGTTGTATTGTGgtaggctaacgttagctagctggctagcggTGATCATCGTTATCAAAATATACATAACTAGCAACATTTGTCTGTCTAATCCTTCTCCACACCCCTCTTTCACCGTGACAGAATACAAGAACAAACTCTTCATTAGAGGAACATCCTGTTATGAAAACTTCCCTTTGGATGATGATGTTTTCATCTGTGATGTCTTGTTCCACCTAGATCATCGACCGCATCATTGAGGAGAGCCAGAAGGGAATTGTGGTGGAGGCtctgatgggagagagggatgttgaGATGAGGGCGGAGTCAGTGGTGAAGGAGAATAAGGCCCCTGTAGAACCAGCGCATCCTGCTGTGGAACCTCAGCCTGTGGTTGAGAGATCAGAGCAGCCTCAGGAACAGCAGGGAGCGTGTTGTGCCATGGTTCTCCCAGACATCCCCGGCCCGTCGGTTGGGTCACAGGAGCATGTCCAGCCCCCAGACATCACCAGCACCCTGGGTCAGGGCCAGAGCCAACCAGACCTCCCGCCGGACCTCCCTGACCTACCCCGGGTGTCTGCAGAGGACAGGGAGCAGAGACCTGCAGACATCCTAGACCAGGTCCCCCTCACAGACAAGAAGCTATGTGACTCCACCGACCCTGGGCCTTCTAAACCCCCACGGCAGTTCACCGTAGAGCCTGACATTGTGGCCAGCACCAAGAAGCCTCCTCCCTCACGCCCCCCTCCTCCCAGCGGAGCTCCTCCTCCACGACCACCTCCCCCATCCCGACCTGCTCTACCCCTCGGCAAGAAGTCCCAGGAGTGTATGAGGCCCACAGGACTGGATGGTATATAATGCTGTACTTGTTTCTCCACACACCCAATTGCATAAGGTCAATCGACTGAATGCTGATATGCATGTCAATTAAAAATGTCCCTACAGGGCGTAAATACATTGACCTCTCATAAATGTTCACTTCTGTCCCCACACCTCTAATTATAATTTCTATTAAAATGAATAGTTTAACAATGGCGACAAGGTTACTGTGTTGACCTTTGACCCTGCATGTCTGCTGTGTGATTGGCCTTTGTGTGCAGTGGAGTCAGAGGAGCCGTGTGGCCTGGTGTCTCCCAGCAGCACAGTGAGAGGCATCACCAAGGATCTGCAGCACTCTCTGGACTTGGCCAGTGCCACCAGCGGGGACAAGGTGGTCACAGCACAGGTCAGTTGGTATTTGTTTCCCATGCGTTCCATTGGCACAGGACACGGGTCCACTAATTGTTGCCCAAGAAGTACAGTACATTTCACATATACCTATGatgaatacttattttccaccataatttgcaaataaattcataaaaaatcctacaatgtgattttctggatttttttctcattttgtctgtcatagattAAGTGtacgtacctatgatgaaaattacaggcctctctcatcttttcaagtgggagaagttgcacaactggtggctgactaaatacttttttgccccactgtatgtaaatgtgatatttcagtttatttttaatacatttgcaaaaatgtctaaacctgtttttgctttgtcattattgggtattgtgtgtagattgattgagGTGGGAAAAagcaatcaattttagaataaggctgtaacgtaactaaatgagggaacagggaggtggtctgaatactttctgaatgcactgtatatattcttCTGCACCTGGTGAACACTTTGTACTGATGGAGACCCAGTCCTTTTCTGATTAAACACTTTAAGAGCGGCATACCAGTGTGTGGGTTTACTTTTAGTTCTATGTTGTCCTCTTTCAACAGCCTTTAACAATTTTGAATACCTGTTAGTTAACACCTAGTGTGTGTTCCCACAGGAGAATGAGGATGAGCAGGCATCCGGTCCCATTGATGAATCTCTAGGTCCTCAGCGCCCACGCTCCAACTCTGGCAGAGAGCTGACTGATGAGGTACATATCGTcgtctctgtgtcttcctttcatTCAGCCTTCAGCTCCTTTTGTACAGGTTTGCTTCTGTCTACACATAcctttttgagtgtgtgtttccAATTCATTGATTGGGTGTGCTGTCTCTGTAATAGGAGATCCTGGCGAGTGTGATGATCAAGAATCTGGACACTGGGGAGGAGATCCCTCTGATCCAGGCAGAGGAGAAGCTTCCTACAGGGATCAACCCACTCACATTACACATCATGAGGAGGACCAAGGAGTACATCACGTAAGAACTGCTCCTGTTACTTAAACTATTCTAATATCTCATTGGCTCACACCAATCCCTGGTATATGGTTAAAAAAACATACAGCTATATAATCATTCCCCTGTGCTATTCCTTTGGTAAGGATATAGTGAGTAGCACTCACATGCAGCAATACAGAAGAGGATATCACAGTTTGTTCCTTTTTTCCCTGTCAGTAATGACGCAGCACAGTCTGATGATGATGACAGAGGCCAGGCTCCGCTGACTGACACAGACGGAGGGAAGCTGAAACAGAAGACGTAAGACTTGGAACAGTGCCCTGCCTCTTGCTGTGGTTAGTCTTTCCTCTTAGCTGCTGTGACAGAGCCTGTGATAAAGTTCATGGAGTTTtgtctcctcttgtctccactcCCCCAGCACTCAGCTGAAGAAGTTCCTGGGCAAGTCTGTGAAGAGGGCCAAGCATCTGGCTGAGGAGTATGGGGAGAAAGCCGTCAACAAGGTGAAGAGTGTCCGTGATGAAGGTATGCCAAACCCCACAGCCCCACCCCAATCACATGCCTGCTTGTTTTCATGATGGACATATTTTCGTATTTGCTCTTCATCAGTTGGTCAGTAGTTTTGCTCCTGTTTAGTCTCACTGTGTGGTTGTCTCAGTTTTCCATAACGACCAGGATGACCCGTCGTCCAGTGACGATGAGGGGATGCCCTACACCCGGCCTGTCAAGTTCAAGGCAGCCCACAGCTTCAAGGGTCCCTTTGACTTTGATCAGGTTAAGGTGGTCCAGGACCTGAGCGGGGAGCACATGGTAAGATTGTGTGTTAATGTGTCAGTGCTTTCAGTTCATTAAACAATTGACTACTGCCGTGACTGAAGTATATGTTACCATGAATGTAGATGTAAAACGTGAGTATATGTATATTTTACCAAACCCTTGTTCCGTGGTTCCCTCAGGGTGCAGTGTGGACCATGAAGTTCTCTCACTGCGGGAGGCTGTTGGCGACAGCAGGCCAGGACAACGTGGTGCGAATCTGGGTTCTGAAAAATTCCTTTGACTACTTCAACAACATGAGGGCAAAGTACAACACTGAAGGTAGGTAGAACGTG
The Oncorhynchus gorbuscha isolate QuinsamMale2020 ecotype Even-year linkage group LG20, OgorEven_v1.0, whole genome shotgun sequence DNA segment above includes these coding regions:
- the LOC124007096 gene encoding WD repeat-containing protein 44-like isoform X2, which gives rise to MASDSDTEEFYDAAEDVHFTPPPKLTPTQFVLPTPLGVVESPPEDVAVGLATLEARQDDPIQIIDRIIEESQKGIVVEALMGERDVEMRAESVVKENKAPVEPAHPAVEPQPVVERSEQPQEQQGACCAMVLPDIPGPSVGSQEHVQPPDITSTLGQGQSQPDLPPDLPDLPRVSAEDREQRPADILDQVPLTDKKLCDSTDPGPSKPPRQFTVEPDIVASTKKPPPSRPPPPSGAPPPRPPPPSRPALPLGKKSQECMRPTGLDVESEEPCGLVSPSSTVRGITKDLQHSLDLASATSGDKVVTAQENEDEQASGPIDESLGPQRPRSNSGRELTDEEILASVMIKNLDTGEEIPLIQAEEKLPTGINPLTLHIMRRTKEYITNDAAQSDDDDRGQAPLTDTDGGKLKQKTTQLKKFLGKSVKRAKHLAEEYGEKAVNKVKSVRDEVFHNDQDDPSSSDDEGMPYTRPVKFKAAHSFKGPFDFDQVKVVQDLSGEHMGAVWTMKFSHCGRLLATAGQDNVVRIWVLKNSFDYFNNMRAKYNTEGRVSPSPSQESLCSSKSDTDGGMSSVPEDPEDKNLPFRQVPFCKYKGHTADLLDLSWSKNYFLLSSSMDKTVRLWHISRRECLCCFQHIDFVTAIAFHPRDDRYFLSGSLDGKLRLWNIPDKKVALWNEVDGQTRLITAANFCQNGKYAVIGTYDGRCIFYDTERLKYHTQIHVRSTRGRNRVGRKITGIEPLPGENKILVTSNDCRIRLYDLRDLSLSMKYKGYVNSSSQIKASFSHDYSFIVSGSEDKYVYIWSTYHDLSKFTSVRRDRNDFWEGIKAHNAVVTSAIFAPHPNLIVPQEVGAEKAGAGADAECKSVDSTDSETIPSGALKADHTEVLLSADFTGAIKVFINVKKILSTSALKASP
- the LOC124007096 gene encoding WD repeat-containing protein 44-like isoform X1, with product MASDSDTEEFYDAAEDVHFTPPPKLTPTQFVLPTPLGVVESPPEDVAVGLATLEARQDDPIQIIDRIIEESQKGIVVEALMGERDVEMRAESVVKENKAPVEPAHPAVEPQPVVERSEQPQEQQGACCAMVLPDIPGPSVGSQEHVQPPDITSTLGQGQSQPDLPPDLPDLPRVSAEDREQRPADILDQVPLTDKKLCDSTDPGPSKPPRQFTVEPDIVASTKKPPPSRPPPPSGAPPPRPPPPSRPALPLGKKSQECMRPTGLDVESEEPCGLVSPSSTVRGITKDLQHSLDLASATSGDKVVTAQENEDEQASGPIDESLGPQRPRSNSGRELTDEEILASVMIKNLDTGEEIPLIQAEEKLPTGINPLTLHIMRRTKEYITNDAAQSDDDDRGQAPLTDTDGGKLKQKTTQLKKFLGKSVKRAKHLAEEYGEKAVNKVKSVRDEVFHNDQDDPSSSDDEGMPYTRPVKFKAAHSFKGPFDFDQVKVVQDLSGEHMGAVWTMKFSHCGRLLATAGQDNVVRIWVLKNSFDYFNNMRAKYNTEGRVSPSPSQESLCSSKSDTDGGVSKMSSVPEDPEDKNLPFRQVPFCKYKGHTADLLDLSWSKNYFLLSSSMDKTVRLWHISRRECLCCFQHIDFVTAIAFHPRDDRYFLSGSLDGKLRLWNIPDKKVALWNEVDGQTRLITAANFCQNGKYAVIGTYDGRCIFYDTERLKYHTQIHVRSTRGRNRVGRKITGIEPLPGENKILVTSNDCRIRLYDLRDLSLSMKYKGYVNSSSQIKASFSHDYSFIVSGSEDKYVYIWSTYHDLSKFTSVRRDRNDFWEGIKAHNAVVTSAIFAPHPNLIVPQEVGAEKAGAGADAECKSVDSTDSETIPSGALKADHTEVLLSADFTGAIKVFINVKKILSTSALKASP